The following are encoded in a window of Methanoculleus sp. SDB genomic DNA:
- a CDS encoding tRNA-splicing ligase: MHTGIRKVGNMEWEVPVGYVPGMRVPGRFYLSDDLAGSVEEGAVRQLANVATLPGIVKYSLAMPDIHWGYGFPIGGVAAFDMEHGVISPGGVGFDINCGVRLIATPPTEKDITRKRELIEALFRTIPTGVGAKSTLKLSARDLLDMMDEGASWAVRNGYGHENDLEHCEENGSMKDASSADVSQKARQRGMPQCGTLGSGNHFLELQVVAEVTDERAARAFGIEKGQICCMIHCGSRGLGHQVCTDHLKVLEKATGNYNIQVPDRQLACAPVSSPEGKAYLGAMAAAANYAWANRQMITHNARGVFASFFGLEHEDMPLVYDVAHNVAKIEDHRVDGRSMRLCVHRKGATRAFGPGSRDIPRAYSEEGQPVIIPGSMGSSSYLLKGTATAMEKTFGSTCHGAGRLMSRTQAKKSTRGAEVQKILAKQGIIVRATSQAVIAEEAPEAYKPSSEVVRVVHEAGLSLTVARLEPLGVIKG; the protein is encoded by the coding sequence ATGCACACAGGAATACGGAAGGTGGGAAACATGGAGTGGGAGGTTCCCGTGGGGTACGTGCCGGGCATGCGGGTGCCGGGTCGGTTCTACCTCTCCGACGATCTCGCAGGCTCTGTTGAGGAGGGGGCCGTCAGGCAGCTTGCAAATGTGGCCACCCTTCCCGGAATTGTGAAATACTCGCTCGCAATGCCCGACATCCACTGGGGATACGGTTTTCCTATCGGGGGAGTGGCGGCGTTTGATATGGAGCACGGCGTCATCTCACCGGGCGGCGTGGGCTTTGACATCAACTGCGGTGTACGGCTTATCGCCACCCCGCCCACGGAAAAGGACATCACACGGAAACGCGAACTGATCGAAGCGCTGTTCAGGACCATACCGACGGGTGTCGGAGCAAAGAGCACGCTGAAACTCTCCGCCCGGGATCTTCTGGATATGATGGACGAGGGGGCGTCGTGGGCGGTCAGGAACGGCTACGGACATGAAAACGATCTCGAACACTGCGAAGAGAACGGTTCTATGAAGGATGCATCCAGCGCAGACGTGAGCCAGAAGGCACGCCAGCGCGGCATGCCGCAATGCGGTACGCTCGGGTCGGGCAATCATTTCCTCGAGCTGCAGGTCGTTGCCGAGGTAACCGATGAACGGGCCGCTCGTGCATTCGGGATCGAAAAGGGGCAGATTTGCTGCATGATACACTGTGGCTCCCGCGGGCTCGGCCATCAGGTCTGCACGGATCACCTGAAAGTGCTCGAAAAGGCCACCGGTAACTACAACATACAGGTCCCCGACCGCCAGCTCGCATGCGCACCGGTCTCGAGTCCGGAGGGGAAGGCATATCTCGGCGCGATGGCGGCGGCGGCAAACTACGCGTGGGCAAACCGCCAGATGATCACCCATAACGCACGCGGCGTATTCGCCTCATTCTTCGGGCTGGAACACGAGGATATGCCGCTCGTGTACGATGTGGCCCATAATGTGGCGAAAATCGAGGATCACCGGGTTGACGGTCGATCCATGCGGCTTTGTGTCCACCGGAAGGGTGCCACCCGCGCGTTCGGCCCGGGATCGCGGGATATTCCCCGCGCCTATTCGGAAGAAGGACAGCCGGTCATTATCCCCGGCAGCATGGGGTCGTCCTCGTACCTCCTGAAAGGAACGGCAACCGCCATGGAAAAGACATTCGGAAGCACCTGCCACGGGGCCGGGCGCCTCATGAGCAGGACGCAGGCAAAAAAGAGCACGCGCGGTGCTGAGGTCCAGAAAATACTCGCAAAACAGGGCATCATTGTCAGGGCGACGAGCCAGGCCGTGATCGCCGAGGAAGCGCCCGAGGCCTACAAACCGAGCAGTGAGGTCGTGCGTGTCGTGCACGAAGCCGGCCTCTCGCTTACGGTGGCCCGGCTTGAACCGCTGGGGGTGATTAAAGGATGA
- a CDS encoding preprotein translocase subunit SecF: MGFITYDIGSYAPKTMVALPIAILILSCAFLAFNTVSTGMPVNPGIDFAGGVALTVFTDDSREEIALYFADYPLVSIGESVNNGRYITFEYMDDDTFRALTGVVQSRYPDAKIDQIGETFGKTLQGQALVALLFSFVGMSVVVFIAFRTFIPSFAVVLSAFSDIVISAAFMDAFGISLSLGTTAALLMLIGYSVDSDILLTTRLLKRKGKIKEKLEGAFRTGFIMTTTTLTAVAAMFVVSAFAQIIIIREISTVLLFGLVVDLMNTWLLNAGLLKWYVTRGGAK, from the coding sequence ATGGGATTTATCACCTATGATATAGGTTCATATGCACCAAAGACAATGGTTGCCCTTCCCATCGCCATTCTTATTCTATCGTGTGCCTTTCTCGCCTTTAATACCGTTTCGACGGGAATGCCGGTCAATCCCGGCATCGATTTTGCGGGCGGCGTGGCGCTGACGGTGTTTACGGATGACAGCAGAGAAGAGATCGCCCTTTATTTCGCCGATTATCCCTTAGTCTCCATCGGTGAGAGCGTAAACAACGGGCGCTACATCACCTTCGAATATATGGATGACGACACCTTCAGGGCTCTTACCGGGGTGGTCCAGTCGCGGTATCCTGATGCGAAGATCGACCAGATAGGGGAAACGTTCGGAAAAACCCTGCAGGGACAGGCGCTTGTTGCCCTGCTCTTCTCTTTCGTCGGGATGTCGGTTGTGGTCTTTATCGCGTTCCGGACATTCATCCCGTCATTTGCGGTCGTCCTCTCCGCATTTTCCGACATCGTGATTTCGGCGGCATTCATGGACGCATTCGGCATCAGCCTGTCGCTTGGTACTACTGCCGCCCTCCTGATGCTGATCGGGTACTCGGTGGACAGCGACATCCTCCTCACCACACGCCTCCTGAAACGAAAGGGAAAGATAAAGGAGAAACTGGAGGGAGCGTTCCGCACCGGGTTTATCATGACCACCACGACGCTGACGGCCGTGGCGGCGATGTTTGTCGTCTCCGCCTTTGCGCAGATCATCATTATCCGTGAAATTTCCACGGTGCTCCTCTTCGGCCTCGTCGTTGATCTGATGAACACCTGGCTCTTGAATGCGGGTCTCCTGAAGTGGTACGTGACACGCGGGGGTGCGAAATGA
- a CDS encoding biotin--acetyl-CoA-carboxylase ligase, whose protein sequence is MNETSLKVLSILEEADGSISGETISTRLGVSRSAVWKHIRELREWGYEINASRQKGYRLEAATSRLLPHEISKLLKTRFIGRDIRYHRSTASTTWVAKDLCSRGDPAALNGTVIVAEEQTGGIGRLGRAWVSPSGGIWFTIILTPDIPIDHLFMITMAGSIAVARAIRKEYDIGALIKWPNDIYIGDKKVSGLLLELSAEADTVHYCLLGIGIDANIDPTHLPNEFANTITSISAETGFEIDRRALLARVLREFEQRYLLLESEEYESLLREWKSLSLTLDHRVHVRTLRKSVEGEAIDIDNHGALLIRKDNGRVERVIAGDCNHT, encoded by the coding sequence ATGAATGAAACATCCCTTAAAGTCCTCTCCATTCTCGAAGAGGCAGATGGATCGATATCGGGTGAGACGATCAGCACCCGTCTGGGTGTGAGCAGGTCTGCTGTCTGGAAACATATCAGGGAACTCAGGGAGTGGGGATACGAGATCAACGCCTCGCGTCAGAAAGGGTACCGGCTGGAAGCGGCAACCAGCCGCCTGCTGCCCCATGAGATCAGTAAACTCCTGAAAACACGCTTCATCGGACGGGACATCCGGTATCACAGGAGCACGGCATCCACGACATGGGTGGCAAAGGATCTCTGCTCCCGTGGCGATCCGGCAGCCTTAAACGGCACGGTCATCGTCGCCGAAGAACAGACGGGAGGAATCGGCCGTCTCGGGCGTGCGTGGGTCTCTCCTTCGGGAGGGATCTGGTTCACCATCATTCTCACCCCCGACATCCCGATAGACCACCTGTTTATGATCACGATGGCGGGATCCATCGCAGTGGCACGGGCGATCAGGAAGGAATACGATATCGGGGCGCTCATCAAGTGGCCGAACGACATCTATATCGGGGACAAGAAGGTCTCGGGCCTGCTGCTTGAACTTTCCGCAGAGGCGGATACGGTGCATTACTGCCTGCTCGGAATCGGTATCGACGCAAACATCGATCCTACACACCTTCCGAACGAATTCGCAAACACCATCACCTCGATCTCCGCGGAAACGGGGTTCGAGATTGACCGACGCGCCCTGCTGGCCCGGGTGCTGCGCGAATTCGAACAACGCTACCTTCTTCTCGAAAGCGAGGAGTACGAATCACTTCTCAGGGAATGGAAGAGCCTCTCACTCACCCTCGACCACCGCGTCCACGTGCGCACGCTCAGAAAAAGCGTGGAGGGAGAGGCAATCGACATCGATAACCACGGGGCGCTCCTCATCAGGAAGGACAACGGCAGGGTGGAGCGGGTCATCGCAGGCGACTGCAACCACACCTGA
- a CDS encoding biotin transporter BioY, translating to MFGNETRTFLLTRSATFIALITAGAWISIPFVPVPLTLQTFFVLLAGVVMKRYAAVPAVCYLVLGSLGIPVFHNGLAGIGVLLGPTGGYLLGFIPAAVIVGLAYETDRRAIRAAGIALGSAAILGCGVLWLAGSTPLSAGTAFMVGAVPFLPGDAVKSAAGYLIAERLE from the coding sequence ATGTTCGGCAACGAGACGCGGACCTTTCTCCTGACACGGAGCGCCACCTTCATCGCATTGATCACCGCCGGGGCGTGGATTTCGATTCCTTTCGTACCTGTTCCCCTCACCCTGCAGACATTCTTTGTTCTTCTCGCCGGGGTGGTGATGAAGCGGTACGCCGCCGTGCCTGCCGTCTGCTATCTTGTGCTCGGCTCACTCGGCATTCCGGTATTTCACAACGGGCTTGCCGGGATCGGCGTGCTGCTCGGGCCGACGGGTGGCTATCTTCTCGGTTTTATCCCTGCCGCCGTCATTGTCGGCCTTGCCTACGAAACTGACAGGCGTGCGATACGTGCAGCGGGCATCGCGCTCGGAAGCGCCGCAATTCTCGGGTGCGGTGTTCTCTGGCTCGCAGGTTCGACGCCGCTTTCCGCCGGTACGGCATTCATGGTCGGTGCCGTCCCTTTTCTGCCCGGCGATGCGGTGAAATCGGCAGCAGGCTACCTGATTGCGGAACGACTCGAATGA
- a CDS encoding ABC transporter: MRLICSGVRRRTGTFLLSADAVFIPGIHLITGRVGSGKSSLSRVLAGLEHPDAGAVRAEGICRTMLSMQFPEYHVTAPTVAGEIRSWGLSPDVILPETALSGRERDHPLRLSRGELKRLHLACVLSKPYDLLILDEPFSALDCRMKARLCRRLETAENGITIILTHEPLWLPKTDMLWEMDGGTLRCLGPIPEALLSWEDAPAPIRSVIERGHLPANIRPADIREARCRIRG, encoded by the coding sequence GTGCGCCTGATCTGCTCGGGTGTGAGGCGGAGGACGGGAACGTTCCTTCTGAGCGCCGACGCCGTATTTATTCCCGGCATCCACCTCATTACCGGTCGCGTCGGCAGCGGCAAATCGTCGCTTTCACGGGTGCTTGCCGGCCTCGAACACCCCGATGCGGGGGCTGTCAGGGCGGAAGGGATCTGCCGGACAATGCTCTCGATGCAGTTTCCCGAGTACCATGTCACCGCCCCGACGGTTGCAGGCGAAATCCGGTCGTGGGGCCTCTCCCCGGACGTCATCCTCCCCGAGACGGCCCTTTCGGGCCGTGAACGCGACCATCCGCTCCGCCTGAGCCGGGGCGAGCTAAAACGGCTTCATCTCGCCTGCGTGCTGTCGAAACCGTACGATCTGCTGATACTTGACGAACCGTTCAGTGCACTCGACTGTCGTATGAAGGCGCGTCTCTGTCGCCGCCTCGAAACAGCGGAAAACGGGATTACCATCATCCTGACCCACGAGCCGCTCTGGCTGCCGAAAACCGATATGCTCTGGGAGATGGACGGCGGAACACTCCGCTGCCTCGGCCCCATACCGGAGGCGCTCCTGTCATGGGAGGATGCCCCGGCACCGATCCGATCGGTGATCGAGAGGGGGCACCTGCCCGCAAACATCAGACCCGCGGACATCAGGGAGGCACGATGCAGGATCCGCGGCTGA
- a CDS encoding thioredoxin, whose product MSKPVLLDFSATWCGPCKRQGPILEEVRARMGDLVEIRELDVDEAKNREITIRCQIRVVPTLIILKNGEVKQRLEGVTGADELEAYLRPLVN is encoded by the coding sequence ATGTCGAAACCGGTACTGTTGGACTTTTCCGCAACTTGGTGCGGACCATGCAAAAGGCAGGGGCCGATTCTTGAAGAAGTCAGAGCCCGTATGGGTGACCTTGTCGAGATTCGCGAGCTTGATGTCGATGAGGCGAAGAACCGGGAAATAACGATCCGGTGCCAGATCCGTGTGGTGCCGACACTCATCATTCTCAAAAATGGCGAAGTAAAGCAGCGGCTCGAGGGAGTAACCGGGGCCGACGAACTCGAGGCATATCTGCGCCCGCTGGTGAATTAA
- a CDS encoding pyruvate carboxylase subunit A (catalyzes the ATP-dependent carboxylation of a covalently attached biotin and the transfer of the carboxyl group to pyruvate forming oxaloacetate) produces MRYFEKILIANRGEIAIRVMRACRELDIETVAIYSDPDRNSLHVKYADEAFNVGEAHPRKSYLNMERIIDIAEKSGAEAIHPGYGFLAENHHFAHLCEGEGITFIGPSGKTIEAMGSKLGSKHMMEEAGVPVLPYTPDGVTSADDAKKIAAEIGYPVIVKASSGGGGIGMQIVESEEGLEEAISKGMRIAESAFGDATIFIEKYLVKPRHIEFQVLADAYGNRIHLFDRECSIQRRHQKLVEEAPCPIMTPDLRERMAASALTVARVSDYTNAGTVEFLYADGNYYFMEMNTRLQVEHTVTEAITGVDIVRRQIAIAAGEELTLSQDDVNIRGHAIECRINAEDPLNNFTADPGKIVRYRSPGGPGIRVDSGIHMGYSIPPHYDSMISKLCGHGADRMETIEKMRRAIYEYVIIGVKTTLPLHHAIMSNSHFIAGNTHTHFLQEEHIQRSLNRFLREEETRMKTLAASLRHGKAVAAISAAVNVYVQKSTERDE; encoded by the coding sequence ATGAGGTATTTCGAAAAGATTTTGATCGCAAACCGCGGCGAGATCGCCATCAGGGTCATGCGGGCATGCCGCGAACTCGACATCGAGACGGTGGCGATATATTCAGACCCCGACAGGAACTCGCTCCACGTGAAATATGCGGATGAGGCGTTCAACGTGGGGGAAGCGCACCCCCGGAAGAGCTACCTCAATATGGAGCGAATCATCGATATCGCGGAAAAATCCGGTGCCGAGGCGATCCACCCGGGGTACGGCTTCCTCGCCGAAAACCACCATTTCGCCCACCTCTGCGAAGGCGAGGGCATCACCTTCATCGGCCCCTCCGGAAAGACGATCGAAGCGATGGGGAGCAAGCTCGGAAGCAAGCACATGATGGAGGAGGCGGGGGTGCCGGTGCTCCCCTATACCCCGGACGGGGTCACGTCCGCCGACGACGCGAAGAAGATTGCGGCTGAGATCGGATACCCGGTCATCGTGAAGGCGAGCTCGGGTGGAGGCGGCATCGGAATGCAGATCGTCGAGTCCGAGGAGGGGCTCGAGGAGGCGATCTCGAAGGGAATGCGCATCGCGGAGTCCGCCTTCGGGGATGCCACCATTTTTATCGAGAAGTACCTCGTCAAACCCCGCCATATCGAGTTTCAGGTCCTCGCCGATGCATACGGGAACCGCATTCACCTCTTCGACCGCGAGTGCTCGATCCAGCGGCGCCACCAGAAACTCGTCGAAGAGGCGCCCTGTCCGATCATGACCCCTGATCTCCGGGAGCGGATGGCGGCGTCCGCCCTCACCGTCGCCCGGGTCTCGGATTATACGAACGCGGGCACGGTTGAATTCCTGTACGCGGACGGCAACTACTACTTCATGGAGATGAACACCCGCCTGCAGGTGGAGCACACGGTCACCGAGGCGATTACCGGCGTCGATATCGTGCGGCGGCAGATCGCGATTGCGGCGGGCGAGGAGCTGACGCTTTCGCAGGACGACGTGAACATCCGGGGCCATGCGATCGAGTGCCGTATCAATGCCGAGGACCCGCTCAACAACTTCACCGCCGACCCGGGAAAGATCGTCCGGTACCGGTCACCGGGCGGCCCGGGGATCCGCGTCGATTCGGGCATTCACATGGGCTACTCGATTCCCCCCCATTACGATTCCATGATCTCGAAGCTCTGCGGCCACGGTGCGGACAGGATGGAGACGATCGAGAAGATGCGCCGCGCCATCTACGAGTACGTCATCATCGGCGTAAAGACGACCCTGCCCCTCCACCATGCGATCATGAGCAACTCCCACTTCATCGCGGGGAACACCCACACGCATTTCCTGCAGGAAGAGCACATCCAGAGAAGCCTGAACCGCTTCCTCAGGGAGGAGGAGACCCGGATGAAGACGCTCGCCGCGTCCCTCCGCCACGGCAAGGCCGTCGCGGCCATCTCCGCCGCAGTCAACGTATACGTGCAGAAAAGCACGGAACGAGACGAATAG
- a CDS encoding preprotein translocase subunit SecD, translated as MNTDAFRQILSDWRVIVMVVLVFASVAGIYLLPFNPDAGLTGNLQLGLDLEGGAWLQLAFRAEVVGFSSDVPVEEFIPDLRNRLDAEVYLVDDDRIEIRKFFTREELEPVFAEAGGTITSYAQGVSGATADDVKLILEEKVNTLGTRDARINTLTALEGVTRYIRIELAGEDITTAQDIVGKQGKFEIRIQTTGNATEHVLFGEMITSVSTPSQSPPGSGQWGVGFTLSESGADAFREAAITYGAVRDPDSHELIMLLDDVIVYSAPLSPDLASNLQNYPVRQLSASTGGGAAALEQAKALEIHLRAGALPVDVEVAGSGSVPANLGEYFKIMSVVAGLLALLAVGVTVYFRYREPSIVLPMIGTNVVEIIILLGIARYIQQLDLASIAGLIAVLGTGIDQLVVITDEVLFEGRVPSPNLYLKRLARALGIIIVAASTTFIAMLPLALMDLSTLKGFAIITILGVLIGVLITRPAYGKIIMGILSR; from the coding sequence ATGAATACGGACGCTTTCCGCCAGATCCTCTCCGACTGGCGTGTTATCGTCATGGTGGTGCTCGTATTCGCATCGGTTGCGGGCATCTACCTCCTTCCCTTCAACCCGGATGCCGGACTGACCGGCAACCTGCAGCTCGGGCTTGATCTTGAAGGAGGGGCATGGCTGCAGCTTGCCTTCAGGGCTGAAGTCGTCGGATTCTCGAGCGATGTGCCTGTCGAAGAATTCATTCCCGATCTCAGGAACCGCCTCGATGCCGAAGTGTACCTGGTGGATGACGATCGAATCGAAATCCGGAAATTCTTTACCCGGGAGGAACTCGAACCGGTCTTTGCCGAAGCGGGAGGGACGATCACCTCCTACGCGCAGGGTGTTTCCGGGGCAACCGCCGATGATGTGAAACTGATCCTCGAGGAAAAGGTCAATACGCTCGGGACCCGCGATGCCCGCATCAATACCCTCACCGCCCTCGAAGGGGTGACACGCTACATCCGTATAGAGCTCGCGGGAGAGGACATCACAACGGCTCAGGACATTGTTGGAAAACAGGGTAAATTCGAGATTCGGATACAGACCACAGGAAACGCAACCGAGCACGTGCTGTTCGGGGAGATGATAACGAGCGTATCGACGCCGAGCCAGTCCCCGCCCGGGAGCGGCCAGTGGGGGGTCGGGTTTACCCTGAGCGAATCGGGAGCGGATGCCTTCCGTGAGGCGGCGATCACCTACGGAGCGGTGCGGGATCCCGACAGCCACGAACTGATTATGCTGCTGGACGACGTCATCGTTTACAGCGCGCCTCTCTCCCCGGATCTGGCGTCTAACCTACAGAATTATCCCGTCCGGCAGCTGAGCGCCTCCACGGGAGGCGGTGCGGCAGCCCTTGAACAGGCGAAGGCGCTCGAGATCCACCTTCGCGCCGGCGCACTGCCGGTGGATGTCGAAGTGGCGGGTTCGGGCTCGGTTCCCGCCAATCTCGGGGAGTACTTCAAGATAATGTCGGTCGTCGCCGGACTCCTTGCCCTGCTTGCCGTCGGGGTAACGGTGTACTTCCGGTACCGTGAGCCGTCGATCGTGCTGCCGATGATCGGGACGAATGTTGTCGAGATCATCATCCTGCTCGGTATTGCGCGGTATATCCAGCAGCTGGATCTTGCCAGTATCGCGGGGCTGATCGCGGTTCTCGGTACAGGCATCGATCAGCTTGTGGTGATTACCGACGAGGTTCTTTTCGAAGGGCGTGTCCCGTCGCCGAACCTCTATCTCAAGCGCCTCGCCCGGGCTCTCGGCATTATCATCGTAGCCGCTTCAACGACCTTTATCGCGATGCTTCCGCTCGCGCTGATGGATCTGAGTACGTTGAAGGGATTTGCAATTATCACCATTCTCGGTGTGCTCATCGGCGTCCTTATCACGCGGCCCGCGTACGGCAAGATCATCATGGGAATCCTTTCCCGGTAA
- a CDS encoding pyruvate carboxylase subunit B (catalyzes the formation of oxaloacetate from pyruvate) — translation MHAIHSVRITDTTLRDAHQSLIATRLKTEDMIPIARAIDNIGFYSVEAWGGATFDSCIRYLNDDPWERLRSLHGELVKTPIQMLLRGQNLVGYRHYPDDVVEKFVEAAARNGVSIFRVFDALNDTRNMKKAMDVVKDIGSHLQGTICYTTSPVHSVETFIDMARDLYAMDCESICIKDMAGLIMPGAARDLITGIKAEMDILVDLHSHSTSGISPMSYQAAIEAGVDILDTAMSPFALGTSQPPTESVVASLIGTPHDTGIDLMALREVRNLVLEMRRKYEGLIDPISERVDSDVLIYQLPGGMISNLVSQLKEQDALDKMEAVLTEIPHVREDLGYPPLVTPTSQIVGTQAVLNVLIGGERYKNVTKEVKDYVRGLYGRPPRPISTDIRRLIIGDEEPFTGRPADLLEPIYEKSAEEARKAGLVRKDEDILTLILYPAIAPSFLKGERIPEVLPRKESRTTSSAEIPSFMEVEVDGELFAVRIVSVEGSAVQTGGKAGSTIPHEDIEGGVKSNMQGMVLKVLVRRGAEVKKGEQLLVLEAMKMENPVVSPRDGTVEEIFVDAGDVVQNGDVLLVIK, via the coding sequence ATGCATGCAATACATTCCGTCCGTATAACCGATACAACGCTGAGGGATGCGCATCAGTCGCTTATTGCAACACGGCTGAAGACGGAGGATATGATACCGATTGCACGGGCAATCGATAATATCGGATTCTATTCAGTAGAGGCATGGGGCGGCGCGACCTTTGACAGCTGCATCAGGTACTTAAACGACGATCCCTGGGAACGGCTCAGGTCCCTGCACGGTGAGCTTGTCAAGACGCCCATCCAGATGCTTCTCAGGGGGCAGAACCTCGTCGGGTACCGGCATTACCCCGACGATGTCGTCGAAAAATTCGTCGAAGCGGCAGCAAGAAACGGCGTATCGATCTTCCGGGTGTTCGATGCGCTCAACGACACGCGGAACATGAAAAAGGCGATGGATGTCGTCAAGGATATCGGGTCGCACCTCCAGGGAACGATCTGCTACACGACAAGCCCCGTCCATTCCGTGGAGACATTCATCGACATGGCCCGCGATCTCTATGCGATGGACTGCGAGTCGATCTGCATCAAGGATATGGCCGGCCTGATCATGCCCGGCGCGGCCCGCGATCTCATTACCGGAATCAAGGCGGAGATGGACATCCTTGTCGACCTCCACAGCCATTCGACGAGCGGCATCTCCCCGATGAGTTACCAGGCGGCGATCGAAGCGGGAGTGGATATCCTGGATACCGCCATGTCGCCCTTCGCCCTCGGGACGTCCCAGCCCCCGACGGAGAGCGTGGTTGCCAGCCTGATCGGGACACCGCATGACACCGGAATCGACCTCATGGCTCTGCGGGAGGTGCGGAACCTGGTGCTGGAGATGCGCCGGAAGTACGAAGGGCTCATCGACCCCATCTCAGAACGGGTCGACAGCGACGTTCTCATCTACCAGCTTCCGGGCGGGATGATCTCGAACCTTGTCTCACAGCTTAAAGAACAGGATGCACTGGATAAAATGGAGGCCGTGCTGACCGAAATCCCGCACGTGCGCGAGGATCTCGGGTATCCCCCGCTCGTCACCCCAACGAGCCAGATCGTCGGTACGCAGGCCGTCCTGAACGTGCTTATCGGTGGAGAACGTTATAAGAACGTGACCAAGGAGGTCAAGGACTACGTGCGGGGGCTGTACGGCAGGCCTCCCCGGCCCATTTCCACGGATATCCGTCGGCTGATCATCGGCGACGAGGAGCCCTTTACCGGCAGGCCGGCCGACCTCCTCGAACCCATCTATGAAAAGAGCGCGGAAGAGGCGCGGAAGGCAGGGCTCGTCAGGAAAGACGAGGATATCCTTACCCTCATCCTCTACCCGGCAATCGCCCCGTCGTTTTTGAAAGGAGAGCGGATCCCCGAGGTCCTCCCCAGAAAGGAGAGCCGCACCACTTCATCCGCGGAGATTCCCAGCTTCATGGAGGTGGAGGTGGACGGGGAGCTCTTTGCGGTGCGTATCGTGTCCGTTGAAGGGAGCGCCGTGCAAACCGGGGGGAAAGCCGGTTCAACGATTCCTCACGAGGACATCGAGGGCGGCGTCAAGAGCAACATGCAGGGCATGGTGCTGAAAGTGCTGGTCAGGCGCGGTGCCGAGGTGAAGAAGGGCGAGCAGCTCCTTGTGCTCGAGGCCATGAAGATGGAGAATCCCGTCGTGAGCCCGCGTGACGGCACGGTCGAGGAGATCTTTGTGGATGCAGGAGATGTCGTGCAAAACGGAGACGTCCTGCTGGTGATCAAATGA
- a CDS encoding ABC transporter, translating into MIELQALRHKILDIPALSIPEGHCMVIGPNGAGKSTLLELCAGMQVPAGGTVSVSGTDPRRCTVGWVSEFTDRTVVFDRVFDEIASPLRFAHRPCGEIDTRVRETAALIGIGHLLAASTQEISGGEKTLVALATAVIASPPLLVLDDPDTHCDARTARHVQQVLGRLPIPHILQCTQDMDTAIGADTVLYMEKGRVVHAGTPQEVFSRLASSCFYPECWRNGPCA; encoded by the coding sequence ATGATCGAACTGCAGGCGCTCAGGCATAAAATTCTCGACATCCCCGCTCTATCGATACCGGAAGGGCACTGTATGGTCATCGGCCCGAACGGTGCCGGGAAATCCACTCTGCTGGAGCTCTGCGCCGGCATGCAGGTACCTGCGGGCGGGACGGTCAGCGTGTCAGGGACAGACCCGCGCCGGTGCACCGTCGGATGGGTCTCGGAATTCACGGACCGGACCGTGGTGTTCGACCGGGTCTTCGACGAGATCGCCTCGCCCCTGCGGTTTGCGCACCGGCCCTGCGGCGAGATCGACACCCGGGTCAGGGAAACGGCGGCGTTGATCGGTATCGGTCATCTCCTCGCGGCATCGACGCAGGAGATCTCCGGGGGGGAGAAGACGCTCGTCGCCCTCGCAACCGCCGTGATCGCATCGCCGCCCCTCTTGGTGCTTGACGACCCGGATACGCACTGTGACGCGCGCACGGCACGGCATGTGCAGCAGGTGCTCGGACGCCTCCCGATCCCGCACATCCTTCAGTGCACGCAGGACATGGACACCGCCATCGGTGCAGACACCGTGCTGTACATGGAGAAGGGACGGGTTGTCCACGCCGGCACCCCGCAGGAGGTCTTTTCCCGCCTTGCATCGTCGTGCTTCTACCCGGAGTGCTGGAGGAACGGGCCGTGCGCCTGA